The Nitrosomonadales bacterium nucleotide sequence TGGTCGGCCTGCGGCGCGTCCACCGGCAGCGGCAGGTTGACGTAGATCTCGCCGAGGAAAAACCACGAGCCGCGCTCGCGCGACAGCAGCAGCGTATGCTTACCGCGCCAACCGATGCCCGCCCTGACTGCCAGTTCGACCTCCATCACCGGCGCGCTATCGGTGAAGACGCGCCCTTCGAACCCGGACGCCGCCTCCCTTATCTTGTCGGCCAGTTTCGCCAGACGGTTGCGCATCACCTTGTGGTAATCGCGGCCCAGCGCGTAGCGCGAAATATAGGCACGCTCACCCTCGCGCAGCACCTGCCAGCCATCGCGCGCATCCGCGGGAAGGTAATCCATGCGCAGCGAAATGACGCGCAGCGTACCGGGCAGCAGTTCCGCCGGGCGACTGCGTCGGGTGCCGTGAATTGCCATATAATCCATCTCGCCGTGCATCCCCTGCGCCAGCCATCCCAGCAGACCGCTTTCCGCCGCAGTCAGGTCGGTGTCGCTGATGCCGACACCCTGAAAACCGAGTTCATGCGCCCAGACGCGTATCTGCGCGGCAAGGGCCGCATAGTCCACTAATTGAGGATCACCGTTTTGCATAGTCACGATGATAGCCGAATCACTCTGGAACTCGCCGATGAAAGCGCGACCCTCGCGCTTGCGCAGCGCCTCGCCAGGCGACTCATGCCCGGCATGGTGGTCTATCTGAACGGCGATCTCGGCGCGGGTAAGACCACACTGGTACGCGGCATGCTGAACGCTCTGGGCCATGCCGGCCGGGTGAAAAGCCCTACCTATACGCTGGTTGAGACATACCACGCCAACGGGTTAGACTTGTGCCACTTTGACCTGTACCGCCTGCACGATGCGAACGAATGGGAAGCAGCCGGATTCCGCGATGAATTCGACGGTCATAACATCTTCCTCATCGAGTGGCCGGAAAAGGCGCAAGGATTGGTTCCGCTGGCCGATATTAAAATCAATCTGGCAATTCCGGCGCAAGGTCGCAAAGCGACGATCCATGCCAACACTGAAATGGGCAAACGATGCTTAGAGCAGTTGTAAAATTCGTTGCGCTGTTGCTTCTGCTTTGGCTACCCCAGGCGCATGCCGCGATCGTCATCGGTTCCGCACGTGTCTGGCCGGCTCAGGATTACACCCGATTGACGCTCGAATCGAAGCAGTCCATCCGCCACAACATGTTCACCGTGAGCAATCCGGAACGCC carries:
- the tsaE gene encoding tRNA (adenosine(37)-N6)-threonylcarbamoyltransferase complex ATPase subunit type 1 TsaE — translated: MVVYLNGDLGAGKTTLVRGMLNALGHAGRVKSPTYTLVETYHANGLDLCHFDLYRLHDANEWEAAGFRDEFDGHNIFLIEWPEKAQGLVPLADIKINLAIPAQGRKATIHANTEMGKRCLEQL
- the queG gene encoding tRNA epoxyqueuosine(34) reductase QueG, giving the protein MAQSVQHAAYQCGLTRAEIAVQIDHHAGHESPGEALRKREGRAFIGEFQSDSAIIVTMQNGDPQLVDYAALAAQIRVWAHELGFQGVGISDTDLTAAESGLLGWLAQGMHGEMDYMAIHGTRRSRPAELLPGTLRVISLRMDYLPADARDGWQVLREGERAYISRYALGRDYHKVMRNRLAKLADKIREAASGFEGRVFTDSAPVMEVELAVRAGIGWRGKHTLLLSRERGSWFFLGEIYVNLPLPVDAPQADHCGNCTRCIEVCPTQAIVAPYRVDASRCISYLTIELKGSIPTGLRPLIGNRIYGCDDCQLICPWNRFAQPGSEPDFAVRHGLDDASLIELFAWDEATFSEKMSGSAIYRIGHERWLRNLAVALGNAPGNPEVVAALQARASHPSALVREHVAWALLQQSGNAL